A portion of the Pseudomonas sp. GR 6-02 genome contains these proteins:
- a CDS encoding YceI family protein, with translation MSLRFPRLAALLAILTIGVLPCAQAVEYTRVNTTASKISFTYNQFGSRVYGTFGKFDATLDFDTANPTAAHARMTIDLASIDAGSSDANTELQKPAWFNTADYPVATFESTRVKALGNQRYLITGKLNLRGMTRELQVKVLLKPEQAIGIFDGNIILKRSDFKIGEGEWADTVVSNDIDIRFRIVAPQR, from the coding sequence ATGTCTCTTCGATTCCCGCGTTTAGCCGCATTGCTCGCCATCCTCACGATCGGCGTCTTGCCCTGTGCCCAAGCCGTTGAATACACCCGGGTCAACACCACCGCCAGCAAGATCTCCTTCACCTATAACCAGTTCGGCTCCAGGGTGTACGGCACCTTCGGCAAATTCGACGCCACGCTCGATTTCGACACGGCAAACCCCACGGCGGCCCACGCCAGGATGACCATCGACCTTGCCAGCATCGATGCCGGCAGCAGCGATGCCAATACCGAGCTGCAAAAGCCTGCCTGGTTCAACACGGCGGACTATCCGGTGGCGACCTTTGAATCGACCCGGGTGAAAGCGCTGGGCAATCAACGCTATCTGATCACCGGCAAACTTAACCTCAGGGGTATGACGCGCGAGTTGCAGGTGAAGGTGCTGTTGAAGCCGGAGCAGGCCATCGGGATTTTCGATGGCAACATCATTCTCAAACGCAGTGACTTCAAGATCGGGGAGGGGGAGTGGGCCGATACGGTGGTCTCCAACGACATCGACATCCGCTTCCGCATCGTCGCGCCGCAGCGTTGA
- a CDS encoding GNAT family N-acetyltransferase — protein sequence MPQLTHFATPCPEPINSQILQMVVDNLTDISMVGIAPSNPLYNVYQYAVGYEVHLYLEALGGAKGIAVELIVAMDDEDPEKVIGFLLYLPVKDDPEACGVAYMAVQASHRRQGVARAMLQDMLGRYPHAELTCTVAKVPWFESMGFQVLGVRGTQVLMNTRDHATEGLMGLLDVTSIYSSLEVRQIHTYLLQKHGKRAMIDAEKQRDRHLDQMTRNAKAFVLDRLSKNAERGPRPV from the coding sequence ATGCCCCAGCTCACCCACTTTGCCACTCCATGCCCGGAGCCCATCAACAGCCAGATTCTGCAGATGGTCGTCGACAACCTGACCGACATCAGCATGGTAGGCATCGCGCCGAGCAACCCGTTGTACAACGTCTATCAATACGCGGTGGGCTATGAGGTTCATCTCTACCTGGAAGCGCTCGGCGGCGCCAAAGGCATTGCGGTCGAATTGATCGTCGCCATGGATGATGAAGATCCCGAGAAGGTCATCGGGTTTTTGCTGTACCTGCCGGTCAAGGACGATCCCGAGGCCTGCGGCGTGGCGTACATGGCGGTGCAGGCCAGTCACCGGCGACAGGGTGTCGCGCGGGCGATGCTGCAAGATATGCTCGGTCGCTACCCCCATGCCGAGTTGACATGCACCGTCGCCAAAGTGCCCTGGTTCGAGTCGATGGGCTTTCAAGTGCTGGGCGTGCGCGGCACTCAGGTGCTGATGAACACCCGGGATCACGCCACTGAAGGCCTGATGGGCCTGTTGGATGTCACCTCGATCTACAGTTCTTTGGAGGTGCGGCAGATACATACGTATCTGCTGCAAAAACACGGCAAGCGGGCAATGATCGATGCGGAAAAGCAACGCGACCGGCATCTCGACCAAATGACGCGCAACGCCAAGGCGTTTGTGCTGGATCGTTTGAGCAAAAACGCCGAGCGCGGGCCTCGTCCCGTCTAG
- a CDS encoding MgtC/SapB family protein: MNETLGLAGAAAALGIGMLVGLERERHKGRGDSRACAGLRTFAITALLGYVAMQIGGGLLVGIMAVSVALLVTVAYWRSLGTDPGVTSEVALFTVLALGALCNSAPELAIAIGVVVAGLLTYRQKLHHFARSQLTEGEMRDGLVLLVAALVVLPLAPDRFIGPYAAINLRTICTLTVLLMAVGAVGHIAVRTLGARYGYVVSAIASGFASSIATIAAMGHLVAKEPGNIKVLSAAAMLSNLATIIQVGLILGAVDIGLLRYMWGPLLLGAAATALYGLSLMLPKPASGDNQPVKVGGAFNLKLALVIALTMTGVTFVSSMVLNHFGEVGVMVTTTLTGFADAHSSTASIGALAKAGLLPFDAIAGPTLVAISSNSLSKCLVAWVSGGRRFAAYVIPGQVLLTLAMWVGMLLH, from the coding sequence ATGAACGAAACCTTGGGCCTGGCAGGGGCGGCAGCTGCGCTGGGGATCGGCATGCTCGTCGGCCTTGAACGTGAACGGCACAAGGGGCGGGGGGACAGTCGCGCCTGTGCCGGATTGCGTACGTTCGCGATCACCGCGTTGCTGGGTTATGTGGCGATGCAAATCGGTGGTGGTTTGCTGGTGGGCATCATGGCGGTTTCGGTGGCCTTGCTGGTCACTGTGGCTTACTGGCGAAGCCTGGGCACTGACCCTGGTGTCACCAGTGAAGTGGCGTTATTCACGGTATTGGCATTGGGGGCGTTGTGTAACAGCGCGCCCGAACTGGCCATCGCCATTGGCGTGGTGGTGGCGGGGCTGCTGACGTATCGCCAAAAACTGCATCATTTTGCGCGCAGCCAATTGACTGAAGGGGAGATGCGCGACGGTCTGGTGCTGTTGGTCGCGGCCCTGGTGGTGTTGCCATTGGCGCCGGATCGCTTTATCGGCCCCTATGCCGCCATCAATCTGCGCACCATTTGCACCCTGACGGTGTTGCTGATGGCCGTCGGGGCGGTCGGGCATATTGCCGTTCGTACCCTGGGTGCCCGTTACGGCTATGTGGTCAGCGCCATCGCCTCCGGGTTTGCTTCCAGCATCGCGACCATCGCCGCGATGGGGCACCTTGTCGCCAAGGAGCCAGGCAACATCAAAGTCTTGAGTGCGGCAGCGATGCTGTCCAACCTGGCGACCATCATTCAGGTCGGCCTGATCCTGGGGGCGGTCGACATCGGTCTATTGCGCTACATGTGGGGGCCGCTGTTGTTGGGTGCCGCCGCCACGGCGCTGTATGGCTTGAGCCTGATGTTGCCCAAACCTGCGAGTGGCGACAATCAGCCGGTCAAGGTCGGCGGTGCGTTCAACCTCAAGCTGGCGTTGGTCATCGCACTGACCATGACCGGCGTTACCTTTGTGTCTTCGATGGTGCTCAATCACTTTGGCGAAGTGGGCGTGATGGTCACGACGACGCTCACCGGTTTCGCCGATGCCCATTCTTCGACGGCGTCCATTGGCGCCCTGGCCAAGGCCGGACTGTTGCCGTTCGACGCCATTGCCGGGCCCACGCTGGTTGCCATCAGCAGTAACTCCCTGAGCAAATGCCTGGTGGCCTGGGTCAGTGGTGGGCGACGGTTCGCCGCGTATGTCATTCCCGGCCAGGTCTTGCTGACGTTGGCGATGTGGGTGGGCATGTTGCTGCATTAA
- a CDS encoding universal stress protein: MSQTQRLLLIAPHSMTRTPAFDRAAALARAMQSPLHIVAFDYLQALAVAGLFAPEQIAQAREGYLQTHRQWLAEQAHLISKHGVEVTSEVVWVQHPYEEILQFVNEMSLSLIIKDAQEESALKRVFFTPLDWQLLRDCPVPVHLVTNARNARPRNVLAIVDVLRSEEQDLVFNDQIIDAATKLAEQCEAQIELVHAYDWTAVYALDMGVGALPLASGLYEAMGTAQHQAFTALAERHGVPSQRRHFIEGAPVPSICKFVEDHHTDVIVMGTVQHSGLNKLLGTTAEQLLHRAPCSVLAIKPDRSL, encoded by the coding sequence ATGTCGCAGACTCAGCGTTTACTGTTGATCGCCCCCCATTCCATGACCCGTACTCCGGCGTTCGACCGGGCCGCCGCGTTGGCCCGCGCGATGCAATCGCCGCTGCACATCGTGGCATTCGATTACTTGCAGGCCTTGGCCGTCGCCGGCCTGTTCGCCCCCGAGCAAATTGCCCAGGCCCGGGAAGGCTATTTGCAAACCCATCGGCAATGGCTTGCCGAGCAAGCCCATTTGATAAGCAAGCACGGCGTCGAGGTCACCAGCGAGGTGGTGTGGGTACAGCACCCTTACGAGGAGATCCTGCAATTCGTCAACGAGATGTCGCTGAGTCTGATCATCAAGGACGCCCAGGAAGAGTCGGCGTTGAAACGGGTATTTTTCACCCCGCTGGACTGGCAGTTGTTGCGCGATTGCCCGGTGCCGGTGCATCTGGTGACCAACGCCCGGAACGCGCGGCCACGTAACGTGCTGGCCATCGTCGATGTGCTGCGCAGCGAAGAGCAGGACCTGGTGTTCAATGACCAGATTATCGACGCCGCCACCAAGCTGGCTGAACAGTGTGAGGCGCAGATCGAGTTGGTGCATGCGTATGACTGGACAGCCGTGTATGCCCTGGACATGGGCGTTGGCGCACTCCCGTTGGCTTCCGGTCTTTACGAAGCCATGGGCACGGCGCAACACCAGGCGTTCACGGCACTGGCCGAGCGTCACGGCGTGCCGTCGCAGCGTCGGCACTTCATCGAAGGTGCGCCAGTGCCGAGTATTTGCAAGTTCGTTGAGGACCATCACACCGATGTCATTGTGATGGGGACGGTGCAGCACTCGGGGTTGAACAAGCTATTGGGGACCACTGCCGAACAGCTCTTGCACCGGGCCCCTTGCAGTGTGCTGGCGATCAAACCCGACAGGTCGTTGTAA
- a CDS encoding universal stress protein produces the protein MKIQRLLLIAPTEMVRTPAFDRARALACATGAMLHIVAFDYVQALAAAGLFDHDAMAQAREGYLQVHRQWLEQQARFQRREGVQVSTEVVWARPTLAHLLEYVNDFHADLVIKDTHRVSALDRAFHRPLDWQLLRDCPAPLHLVIDATNPKPLSILATIDLSHLEELTQGLNDRILDLASSLAESCGATLHLLNVSGWSELGEAEMNVPTATLGGSLRDAVSDAQLEAFEALADRYGVEKQRRHLLPGIPPKVIAHFAQQHAFDMVVLGTTYHRGIDMFIGSTAESVLNRSPCSLTIIKPLPRLDREDEPV, from the coding sequence GTGAAAATTCAACGTTTGCTATTGATTGCCCCGACCGAAATGGTCCGCACCCCGGCGTTCGATCGGGCGCGGGCCCTGGCCTGTGCAACCGGTGCGATGCTGCACATTGTCGCTTTCGATTATGTCCAGGCGCTGGCGGCGGCCGGCCTGTTTGATCACGACGCCATGGCCCAGGCGCGGGAAGGTTACTTGCAGGTACATCGTCAATGGCTGGAGCAGCAAGCCCGGTTTCAACGACGCGAAGGCGTGCAAGTGAGCACTGAAGTGGTGTGGGCCAGACCGACCCTGGCGCATCTGCTGGAGTACGTGAATGACTTCCATGCAGACCTGGTGATCAAGGACACCCACCGCGTATCAGCGCTCGATCGCGCCTTCCATCGGCCCCTGGACTGGCAGTTGCTGCGCGACTGTCCGGCGCCCTTGCACCTGGTCATCGATGCCACAAATCCCAAGCCGTTGAGCATACTGGCGACCATCGACTTGTCCCATCTGGAGGAACTGACCCAGGGGCTCAATGACCGGATTCTCGACCTGGCTTCGAGCCTGGCCGAATCTTGCGGCGCCACCTTGCACCTGCTCAATGTCAGCGGCTGGTCGGAGCTGGGCGAGGCTGAAATGAACGTGCCGACCGCGACACTGGGCGGCAGTTTGAGAGACGCGGTCAGCGATGCTCAGCTGGAGGCCTTTGAGGCGCTTGCCGACCGCTACGGAGTCGAGAAACAACGGCGCCATCTGCTGCCTGGCATCCCTCCCAAGGTCATTGCCCATTTCGCGCAACAACATGCCTTCGACATGGTGGTGCTGGGAACGACCTACCATCGCGGGATCGATATGTTCATCGGCAGTACGGCGGAAAGCGTATTGAACCGGTCGCCTTGCAGCCTGACGATCATCAAGCCATTGCCCCGGCTCGACAGAGAAGATGAACCAGTGTGA
- a CDS encoding universal stress protein → MGQYQRLLLIADRTLHQSPALLRAVALAKASGAALDVRAFVDPAPIVHLWEEKIDEAGYQRYLRHCHRWVADEVERLSGQGVDVTVEAVFTTHPLLDILKTIEDLKPDLLIKDVTLEPALKRVFITPLDCHLLRECTIPVHLVNQVRYGLPHRVVAAVDPFDPETQISGLNDTIIQTANALALQCDAPLHLLYAYDLSPAFNGDAPLIAGGWGMDFVEELRESLHRAFITLADRYGVPPERRHFVMGLPVPVISEFVEQYLADVVVMGTVHRVGIDRLIGSNTERALYSVPGSILAVRQPGSSVAR, encoded by the coding sequence ATGGGGCAATATCAACGTTTGTTACTGATCGCCGACCGGACCCTGCATCAGTCTCCTGCCTTGCTCCGGGCCGTCGCGCTGGCCAAGGCGAGCGGGGCCGCGCTGGATGTGCGGGCCTTTGTCGATCCGGCACCGATTGTTCATTTATGGGAAGAAAAAATCGACGAGGCGGGGTATCAGCGTTATTTGCGCCACTGTCATCGTTGGGTGGCCGACGAGGTCGAGCGGCTCAGCGGGCAGGGCGTGGACGTAACGGTTGAAGCGGTCTTCACCACCCATCCGCTGCTGGATATTTTGAAGACAATCGAAGACCTCAAGCCCGACCTGCTGATCAAGGATGTCACCCTGGAACCGGCGCTCAAACGGGTGTTCATCACTCCGCTCGATTGCCATCTGCTGCGCGAATGCACGATCCCCGTGCACCTGGTCAATCAGGTCCGTTACGGGTTGCCGCACCGGGTCGTGGCCGCCGTGGACCCGTTCGATCCGGAGACGCAAATCAGTGGCCTGAACGACACCATCATCCAGACGGCCAACGCACTGGCGCTGCAATGCGATGCACCGCTGCACCTGCTGTACGCCTACGACTTGTCGCCGGCGTTCAATGGCGATGCGCCGCTGATCGCCGGTGGCTGGGGCATGGACTTCGTCGAGGAGTTGCGCGAATCCCTGCACCGGGCGTTTATCACCCTGGCGGATCGCTACGGCGTTCCTCCCGAGCGTCGGCACTTTGTCATGGGCCTGCCGGTGCCGGTGATCAGCGAGTTTGTCGAGCAATACCTGGCGGATGTGGTGGTGATGGGCACGGTGCATCGCGTGGGGATCGACCGGTTGATTGGCAGCAACACCGAGCGGGCGTTGTACTCGGTACCGGGCAGCATTCTGGCGGTCAGGCAGCCGGGTTCGAGCGTCGCGCGGTAA
- a CDS encoding GNAT family N-acetyltransferase, translating to MLTVKDHNDRAAAAYAAVPGKYWIEALKDGRHVLIRPLLEKDRELEYAFIKRLSPESRHMRFLAQINEPGAAMLDQLMDTDNKQRMAYIALVHENGKLIEIGISRYAATSEHECECAVTVADEWQHLGLGTALMEHLIKAARRNGFNQMYSIDAASNTPMRDLAKALGFERHNDPNDSRQVIHRLYMS from the coding sequence ATGCTCACTGTCAAAGACCATAATGATCGGGCCGCGGCCGCCTATGCCGCAGTCCCCGGAAAATACTGGATCGAAGCGCTCAAGGACGGCCGCCATGTGCTGATCCGGCCACTGCTGGAAAAGGACCGCGAACTTGAATACGCCTTCATCAAGCGCCTGTCGCCCGAGTCCCGGCACATGCGTTTTCTCGCGCAGATCAACGAGCCCGGTGCCGCCATGCTCGATCAGTTGATGGACACCGATAACAAACAGCGCATGGCTTACATCGCGCTGGTTCACGAAAACGGCAAATTGATCGAAATCGGCATCAGCCGCTACGCCGCCACGTCGGAACATGAGTGTGAGTGCGCGGTGACAGTCGCCGATGAATGGCAGCATCTGGGCCTCGGCACCGCCTTGATGGAGCATCTGATCAAGGCCGCCCGCAGAAACGGTTTTAATCAGATGTATTCGATCGATGCCGCAAGCAATACCCCCATGCGCGACCTGGCCAAAGCCTTGGGTTTCGAGCGGCACAATGACCCCAACGACAGCCGTCAGGTCATCCATCGTCTGTATATGTCATAA
- a CDS encoding DUF3885 domain-containing protein, whose product MEFSGWNALQGLKCSTRVAAIAGLKQIFEGYSSPAEPLLLKSPAPRVFGLAGKPDVPKVVLLAADSLLLTPLTKDRKVVNLQREIDEVFERKAFERPLFYSYPGGLRFSLSEKGTAIEQFLLALQKARCICGDIFSEEGSLVVCLRVRSGANPFAHRPVLAELRAAGIKIPSNHSRWLNPIHPDNWFNEHEEEHWANVAFHALLSLLQNFLWCALAKDIGDIRPRPFCDIYFFNLNLQVMAFPYDDRGMDVVGPNRTALAQLYQKHQRFLLTHDRPVMDEVFGVQEPHCR is encoded by the coding sequence ATGGAATTCTCCGGGTGGAATGCCCTTCAGGGATTGAAGTGCAGCACCCGTGTGGCTGCGATAGCTGGACTTAAGCAAATATTCGAGGGTTATTCCAGCCCAGCAGAGCCCCTGCTCCTCAAAAGCCCGGCCCCACGGGTCTTTGGACTCGCCGGAAAGCCCGATGTGCCTAAAGTTGTGCTCTTGGCCGCCGACTCCCTTTTACTAACTCCTCTTACGAAGGACCGTAAAGTAGTGAACCTACAGCGTGAAATTGACGAGGTTTTCGAAAGAAAAGCCTTCGAACGGCCACTGTTCTATTCCTACCCGGGAGGTTTGCGATTCAGCCTTTCCGAAAAGGGAACTGCCATTGAACAGTTTCTCCTGGCGCTTCAAAAAGCACGGTGCATTTGCGGGGACATATTCTCCGAGGAAGGATCGCTCGTTGTCTGTCTTCGTGTTCGTTCCGGAGCAAATCCATTTGCACACCGACCTGTTCTAGCGGAGCTTCGGGCGGCCGGTATCAAGATCCCCTCGAATCATTCCCGATGGCTTAACCCCATTCATCCGGACAATTGGTTTAATGAACATGAAGAAGAGCATTGGGCAAATGTCGCCTTTCATGCCCTATTGTCGCTACTTCAGAACTTTCTATGGTGTGCATTGGCGAAGGACATTGGAGACATTCGGCCCCGCCCGTTTTGTGACATCTACTTTTTCAACCTGAACCTGCAGGTTATGGCATTTCCCTACGATGATCGCGGCATGGATGTCGTCGGACCGAACAGGACTGCCCTGGCGCAGCTGTATCAGAAACATCAGCGTTTTTTACTAACCCATGATCGACCAGTGATGGATGAGGTATTCGGAGTCCAGGAACCCCATTGTAGATAA
- a CDS encoding DMT family transporter translates to MERTSNLQQHTTEKTASGWLNGFIGVLIFSGSLPATRVAVLQFDPVFLTVARASIAALVALCLLLLFKEKRPARHQLLSLAIVALGVVLGFPLLTALALQYVTSAHSIVFVGLLPLATAAFGVWRGGERPRPVFWFFSVLGSLLVVGFAVSQGLTASPAGDVLMLLAILACGLGYAEGAKLSKTLGGWQVISWALVLSLPVMAPLTWLLAPPSLSAITPPAWLSLAYVSLFSMLIGFVFWYRGLAQGGIAAVGQLQLLQPFFGLALAATLLHEQVSVAMLGVTVAVILCVAGARKFSK, encoded by the coding sequence ATGGAACGCACATCGAACCTGCAACAGCACACCACGGAAAAGACCGCGAGCGGATGGCTCAACGGGTTCATCGGCGTGCTCATCTTCAGCGGCTCGCTGCCGGCGACACGGGTGGCCGTTCTACAGTTCGACCCGGTCTTCCTGACGGTCGCCCGGGCCAGTATCGCTGCCCTTGTGGCGCTGTGCTTGCTGTTGCTGTTCAAGGAAAAACGCCCGGCCAGGCATCAGCTGCTCTCCCTGGCCATCGTGGCCCTGGGCGTTGTATTAGGGTTTCCGCTGTTGACCGCACTGGCGCTGCAATATGTAACGTCTGCGCACTCCATCGTCTTCGTTGGCCTGTTGCCGCTCGCCACCGCAGCGTTCGGGGTCTGGCGCGGCGGCGAGCGGCCCCGGCCGGTGTTCTGGTTCTTCTCGGTGCTGGGCAGCCTGCTGGTGGTGGGGTTTGCCGTCTCCCAAGGCCTGACGGCCTCTCCTGCGGGGGACGTTCTGATGTTGCTGGCGATCCTGGCGTGCGGGTTGGGCTATGCCGAAGGTGCGAAGCTTTCCAAGACTCTGGGAGGCTGGCAGGTGATTTCCTGGGCGCTGGTGCTGTCGCTGCCCGTCATGGCGCCGCTGACCTGGTTGCTGGCCCCGCCTTCGCTCTCGGCAATTACCCCGCCTGCGTGGTTGAGCCTGGCTTACGTGTCGCTGTTCAGCATGTTGATTGGCTTTGTGTTCTGGTACCGCGGGCTGGCTCAGGGCGGGATTGCCGCCGTCGGCCAGCTTCAGTTGCTGCAGCCGTTTTTTGGCCTGGCACTGGCGGCCACGTTGCTGCACGAGCAGGTCAGCGTTGCCATGCTGGGGGTGACCGTGGCGGTGATTCTTTGCGTGGCCGGGGCACGAAAGTTCTCGAAATAG
- a CDS encoding MBL fold metallo-hydrolase RNA specificity domain-containing protein translates to MRMTFLGAAGTVTGSKYLLEHRDQHVLIDCGLFQGYKQLRLHNWDPFQLPVRDLEAIVLTHAHLDHSGYLPVLVRNGYRGPVYATPATCELVKILLCDSGRLQEEEAEFANRHGFSKHSPALPLYTEQDAERALKLLRPVQLHHRVDIVPGMSILLRGAGHILGAATVEVVADGMTLVLSGDLGRPNDPLMFAPETIEQADYLLVESTYGDRRHPDEPPEDQLAEVITRTALRHGITLVPSFAVGRAQLLMYHLYRLQQKRAIPDLPIYLNSPMATDVTRLYQRFRSEHRLSLEECEGMCRVTRFVRSTRDSIELDQQRTPAVIIAASGMATGGRVLHHLKALAPNPLNTLLVPGFQAGGTRGAQIIAGAPSVRIHGKDVPIRAEVVPMETLSAHADCDEIMLWLRGFKRPPKHTYVVHGEPNASDVLRRRISLELGWSVSVPEYRDSVDLTGSL, encoded by the coding sequence ATGCGAATGACATTTCTCGGTGCTGCGGGCACGGTCACGGGTAGCAAGTATTTGCTGGAACATCGCGACCAGCATGTGCTGATCGATTGCGGTCTGTTCCAGGGCTATAAACAACTGCGCTTGCACAACTGGGACCCGTTCCAGTTGCCGGTTCGCGACCTCGAAGCCATTGTGCTGACCCACGCTCATCTGGATCACAGCGGCTACCTGCCGGTATTGGTACGCAATGGTTATCGTGGCCCTGTATATGCCACGCCAGCCACCTGTGAATTGGTGAAAATCCTGCTGTGCGACAGCGGCCGCTTGCAGGAAGAAGAGGCCGAGTTCGCCAATCGCCATGGCTTCTCCAAACACTCTCCGGCCTTGCCGCTGTACACCGAGCAAGACGCCGAGCGGGCATTGAAATTGCTGCGGCCGGTGCAGTTGCACCACCGGGTCGACATTGTCCCGGGGATGAGCATTCTGTTGCGCGGTGCCGGGCATATTCTGGGCGCAGCGACCGTGGAAGTCGTCGCCGATGGCATGACCCTGGTGCTCTCCGGGGATCTGGGGCGGCCGAACGATCCATTGATGTTTGCCCCGGAGACGATCGAGCAGGCCGATTATCTGCTGGTGGAGTCGACCTATGGTGACCGTCGGCATCCCGACGAGCCCCCGGAGGATCAACTGGCCGAGGTCATCACCCGTACCGCGCTGCGCCACGGCATCACGCTGGTGCCATCGTTCGCGGTCGGTCGCGCGCAGTTGCTGATGTATCACCTGTATCGCTTGCAACAAAAACGCGCGATTCCCGACCTGCCGATCTACCTCAACAGCCCCATGGCCACCGACGTCACACGCTTGTACCAGCGCTTTCGCAGTGAACACCGGTTGTCCCTGGAAGAGTGCGAAGGCATGTGCCGTGTCACGCGTTTTGTGCGCTCAACCAGAGATTCCATCGAGCTGGACCAGCAGCGCACACCCGCGGTGATCATCGCCGCCAGCGGCATGGCCACTGGCGGGCGGGTGCTGCACCACCTCAAGGCGCTGGCGCCCAACCCGCTCAATACGCTGCTGGTGCCGGGCTTTCAGGCGGGCGGCACCCGCGGCGCGCAGATCATCGCAGGCGCCCCGTCGGTACGTATTCACGGCAAAGACGTGCCGATCCGCGCCGAAGTGGTGCCGATGGAAACCCTGTCCGCACACGCCGACTGCGATGAAATCATGCTGTGGTTGCGCGGCTTCAAGCGGCCGCCGAAACACACCTATGTGGTACATGGCGAACCCAATGCTTCGGATGTGTTGCGCCGGCGAATCAGCCTGGAGCTGGGCTGGTCGGTCTCGGTGCCGGAGTACCGCGACAGCGTGGACCTGACGGGGTCTCTTTAG
- a CDS encoding aminotransferase-like domain-containing protein — MPRSRYKSLVDTFAADIRSGRLLPGTRLPTHRQLATTEGLALVTASRVYAELEAMGLVSGETGRGTFVRETSWSPNQAIDQHSVAAGMTDLNFNYPALPGQAELLRNALRQLASAGDLEALLRYQPHAGRPHERAAVARHLRVRGLTVEAEQVLIVTGAQQGLAVTMMALLQPGDVIAADALTYPGFKALADTLHLEIVPIPVLDHGPDLQALESLCRHRRVRAVYTMPTLHNPLGWVMSAEQREHLVTIARQHGLLIIEDAAYAFLAENPPAPLAVLAPERTIYVSGLSKSVATGLRVGFVAAPLQNVPALERTIKATTWNTPGVMTAIATTWLDDGTVMQLEAEKRRDAQARQIVAGEVLAGLRCIRHPSSYFLWLPLSEDARADQIAMALMRENVSVSTAEPFATSANVPHAFRLALGSVEMGALREALEKVKWVVGAYT, encoded by the coding sequence ATGCCTCGTTCCCGCTACAAATCACTGGTGGATACGTTTGCCGCGGATATTCGCTCAGGGCGCCTGTTGCCGGGCACACGCTTGCCGACTCACCGTCAGTTGGCGACCACGGAAGGCCTGGCCCTGGTGACGGCAAGCCGGGTCTATGCGGAGCTGGAAGCCATGGGCCTGGTCAGCGGGGAGACGGGGCGGGGGACGTTCGTCAGGGAAACCTCATGGTCGCCCAACCAGGCTATCGATCAACACAGCGTTGCCGCCGGCATGACCGACCTGAACTTCAACTATCCGGCGCTTCCCGGGCAGGCCGAATTGTTGCGCAATGCCCTGCGTCAGCTCGCCTCGGCAGGTGATCTGGAAGCGTTGCTGCGCTACCAGCCACACGCCGGGCGACCCCATGAGCGCGCCGCCGTGGCGCGCCATCTGCGCGTTCGAGGGCTGACGGTCGAGGCTGAGCAAGTGCTGATCGTCACCGGCGCCCAGCAAGGGCTGGCGGTGACGATGATGGCGCTGTTGCAACCCGGTGACGTGATTGCCGCGGACGCGTTGACCTACCCGGGGTTCAAGGCCCTGGCCGACACGCTGCACCTTGAAATTGTGCCCATTCCGGTGCTCGATCACGGGCCTGATCTGCAAGCGCTGGAAAGCCTGTGCCGGCATCGACGCGTGCGGGCCGTGTACACGATGCCGACCCTGCACAATCCGTTGGGCTGGGTGATGAGTGCCGAGCAACGGGAACACCTGGTGACGATTGCGCGCCAGCATGGGCTGCTGATCATTGAAGACGCCGCTTACGCCTTTCTCGCGGAGAATCCGCCCGCACCGCTGGCGGTACTCGCCCCCGAGAGGACGATTTATGTGTCAGGGCTCTCCAAAAGCGTGGCCACCGGACTGCGCGTCGGCTTCGTCGCCGCCCCCCTGCAGAACGTGCCCGCGCTGGAGCGCACAATCAAAGCGACCACCTGGAATACCCCGGGTGTGATGACGGCGATTGCCACCACCTGGCTTGACGACGGCACCGTCATGCAACTGGAAGCCGAAAAGCGCCGGGACGCGCAGGCCCGGCAAATCGTGGCCGGCGAGGTACTGGCGGGGCTGCGCTGTATTCGCCACCCCTCGTCGTATTTTCTTTGGCTGCCATTGTCGGAAGACGCACGGGCCGACCAGATCGCCATGGCGTTGATGCGGGAAAACGTCTCGGTTTCAACCGCCGAACCGTTTGCCACATCGGCCAACGTTCCACATGCGTTTCGCCTGGCGCTGGGCTCCGTGGAGATGGGGGCGCTCAGGGAGGCGCTGGAGAAAGTGAAGTGGGTGGTTGGGGCTTATACATAG